Proteins co-encoded in one Phalacrocorax carbo chromosome 5, bPhaCar2.1, whole genome shotgun sequence genomic window:
- the CYTIP gene encoding cytohesin-interacting protein, giving the protein MALRRLIQQNQNANFVGFGAGPTCAAGGEEALPMDSRRIQHLANTVGTLPRGRKQLALVRSSSLGDSSRPQRHFVAILKEDKETFGFEIQTIRFPHQNDDSLEVCTCICKIQEESPAHLSGLQTGDILSSINGVNTDGFSHKQIVNLIKSSGNYLRLETVNAAMFLRKMELETKLQLLKQTLQQKWVELHSLLLQEQRLLHGEVNDNALLGMLELEESSVPGGCSTAEPLFPTKPRFSSESSSRSRLSLMTVDSEDSFYQSCAFEDSAAESLSRQSSVDDDCFFPRDGGSAVGRSSLRRNRSISLASSGSMSPLWEGSSGTSGFGTLPRKSRRSSVRKHLLKFIPGLHRAVEEEESRV; this is encoded by the exons ATGGCCCTACGGCGACTCATTCAGCAGAACCAGAATGCCAACTTCGTAGGCTTCGGCGCCGGCCCGACCTGTGCCGCCGGCGGGGAGGAGGCTCTGCCGATGGACAGCAGGAGGATCCAGCACCTGGCCAACACGGTGGGGACGCTGCCCCGCGGGCGCAAGCAG CTTGCGTTAGTCAGATCCAGCTCCTTGGGTGACTCCTCCAGGCCACAAAG ACACTTCGTTGCTATattaaaagaagataaagagACATTTGGGTTTGAAATCCAG ACTATTAGATTTCCGCACCAAAATGATGACTCCCTGGAGGTATGCACTTGCATCTGCAAAATTCAAGAAGAAAGTCCTGCCCATCTTTCTGGCCTTCAAACCG GCGATATCCTCTCCAGTATCAATGGCGTGAACACTGATGGTTTTAGTCACAAGCAAATAGTCAACTTGATAAAGTCTTCAGGGAACTACTTAAG GTTAGAGACTGTCAACGCGGCCATGTTTCTGCGGAAAATGGAGCTTGAGACCAAGCTGCAGTTACTGAAG CAAactctgcagcagaaatggGTGGAGCTGCATTCTCTGCTCTTACAGGAACAGCGCTTGCTGCACG GGGAGGTGAACGACAACGCTCTGCTGGGcatgctggagctggaggagtcCAGCGTGCCTGGcggctgcagcacagcagagccccTGTTTCCGACGAAGCCTCGCTTCTCCAGCGAGAGCAGCTCCCGCAGCCGGCTGAGCCTGATGACCGTGGACAGCGAGGACAGCTTCTACCAGAGCTGTGCCTTCGAGGATTcagctgcagagagcctgaGCCGCCAGTCGAGCGTGGATGACGACTGCTTCTTCCCCCGGGATGGGGGCAGCGCTGTCGGGCGGTCCTCCCTGCGGAGGAACCGCAGCATCAGCctggccagcagcgggtccaTGTCCCCGCTCTGGGAGGGGAGCAGCGGCACCAGTGGTTTTGGGACCCTCCCACGGAAAAGCAGGAGATCCAGTGTCCGAAAGCATCTTTTGAAATTCATTCCAGGCCTTCACCGGGCggtggaagaggaagaaagtcGGGTCTGA